One part of the Bacteroidia bacterium genome encodes these proteins:
- a CDS encoding valine--tRNA ligase: MNISTKYSPAEIEDKWYQAWLDAKCFASSPDEREPYTIVIPPPNVTGILHMGHMLNNTIQDVLVRRKRMEGYNACWVPGTDHASIATEAKVVKMLADQGISKFDIGRKKYLEHAFEWKEKYGGIILQQLKKLGASCDWDRTAFTMDEDYSKSVIQVFCDLYEKGHVYRGIRMVNWDPSAKTAVSDEEVIHKDTPGNLYHVRYAIKDMEGEFVTIATTRPETILGDTAVAIHPEDERYTHLHGKKVLVPLINREIPIIADDYVEREFGTGCLKVTPAHDLNDYEIGIRHNLPTIDVLNEDGTISEAGEMFIGEDRFVVRKKISKALEEAGHLVEKEPYNHSVGYSERTDAAIEPRLSMQWFLNMQEVSKPALKAVMDGEIELIPGKFINTYKYWMENVRDWCLSRQLWWGHQIPAYYIKGTNDHVVAATASEALEKAKAKTGNASLTMDELTQDEDVLDTWASSWLWPISTFRGLTDPGNEDIKYYYPTNDLVTAPEILFFWVARMIIAGYEYMGEKPFKNVYLHGIVRDDKRRKMSKSLGNSPDSLELIEKFGADGVRVGMLLASPAGNDLLYKDSLVEQGRNFANKIWNAFRLVKGWETSDAPSLDTDKIAIEWMKAKIKDAAFEIEDHFSKFRISDALMSVYKLKWDDFCSWFLEMVKPPYGEPISAETLESVIDLFEEALKILHPFMPFITEELWHGLREREADDFIMLSDMPKGNGNKPSILEDIDLITEGISAVRNFRTQKGLSPKESIELYIKSDQKTLFETYQGFLSKFLNTSKIEFVDEQVDGTGSLRVRTHEFFIPLGEVDVEAEKEKILKEIEYNQGFLIKIQKKLANERFVQNAPEKVVELERKKQSDTEAKLALLKDSLEQLG, encoded by the coding sequence ATGAACATTTCCACCAAGTATTCACCAGCAGAGATCGAAGATAAGTGGTATCAGGCCTGGTTGGACGCAAAATGCTTTGCTTCCAGTCCAGACGAGCGTGAGCCCTATACCATAGTTATACCTCCTCCCAACGTAACCGGGATATTGCATATGGGCCATATGCTAAACAATACCATACAGGATGTCCTGGTCAGAAGAAAAAGGATGGAAGGATACAATGCATGCTGGGTTCCGGGTACGGACCATGCATCTATCGCGACTGAGGCCAAAGTGGTAAAAATGCTGGCGGATCAGGGGATCAGCAAATTTGACATCGGCAGGAAGAAATACCTCGAGCATGCATTCGAATGGAAAGAAAAGTATGGGGGAATAATCCTGCAACAGTTGAAAAAACTGGGCGCCAGTTGTGATTGGGATCGCACCGCCTTTACCATGGATGAAGATTATTCAAAATCCGTGATTCAGGTATTTTGTGATCTTTATGAAAAAGGTCATGTATATCGCGGTATCCGTATGGTCAACTGGGATCCCTCTGCCAAAACAGCCGTTTCAGATGAAGAGGTAATCCACAAAGATACCCCCGGCAATCTCTACCATGTTCGCTATGCGATCAAAGATATGGAAGGGGAATTTGTAACCATTGCCACTACCCGACCCGAAACTATCCTGGGAGATACAGCCGTTGCGATCCATCCGGAAGATGAACGCTACACCCATCTGCATGGCAAGAAGGTTCTTGTGCCGCTGATCAATAGAGAAATTCCTATCATCGCAGATGATTATGTTGAACGTGAATTTGGAACCGGATGTCTGAAAGTTACTCCTGCACATGATCTCAATGACTATGAGATCGGAATCAGGCATAATTTACCGACCATTGATGTATTAAATGAAGATGGTACTATCAGTGAGGCGGGAGAAATGTTTATCGGAGAAGATCGCTTTGTCGTTCGTAAGAAAATCTCCAAAGCTCTGGAAGAAGCTGGGCATCTGGTAGAGAAAGAACCTTACAACCACTCTGTGGGATACTCAGAAAGAACAGATGCGGCTATTGAGCCCCGTTTGTCTATGCAGTGGTTCCTCAATATGCAAGAAGTCTCCAAACCGGCTCTAAAAGCGGTAATGGATGGCGAAATAGAACTGATTCCTGGCAAATTCATCAATACCTACAAATATTGGATGGAAAATGTACGGGATTGGTGTTTGTCCAGACAGCTTTGGTGGGGACATCAGATTCCGGCTTACTATATCAAGGGTACAAATGATCATGTAGTTGCTGCAACAGCATCAGAAGCCCTGGAAAAAGCAAAAGCAAAGACGGGAAATGCATCCCTGACAATGGATGAGCTGACTCAGGATGAAGATGTATTGGATACCTGGGCTTCGAGTTGGCTCTGGCCGATTTCAACTTTCCGTGGATTGACCGATCCCGGAAATGAAGATATCAAGTACTACTACCCTACCAATGATCTGGTTACGGCTCCGGAGATCCTTTTCTTTTGGGTTGCGAGAATGATCATTGCGGGTTATGAGTATATGGGCGAAAAGCCTTTCAAGAATGTTTATCTGCATGGAATTGTAAGAGATGACAAGCGGAGGAAAATGAGTAAATCCCTCGGTAACTCTCCCGACTCTTTGGAACTGATCGAGAAGTTTGGGGCAGATGGAGTTCGGGTAGGGATGCTATTGGCTTCTCCAGCGGGGAATGATCTTTTGTATAAAGATAGCCTGGTTGAACAAGGAAGAAACTTTGCTAACAAAATCTGGAATGCTTTCCGTCTGGTAAAAGGATGGGAAACTTCTGATGCACCTTCCTTGGACACAGATAAAATTGCCATTGAGTGGATGAAGGCCAAAATCAAAGATGCGGCTTTCGAAATCGAAGATCACTTCAGCAAATTTCGGATTTCAGATGCTTTGATGTCGGTATATAAATTGAAATGGGATGATTTCTGTTCCTGGTTCCTGGAAATGGTAAAACCTCCTTATGGAGAACCGATTTCTGCAGAAACTCTTGAATCCGTAATCGACCTATTTGAAGAAGCCCTTAAAATTCTTCATCCGTTCATGCCTTTTATAACCGAAGAACTTTGGCATGGATTAAGAGAAAGAGAAGCTGATGATTTCATCATGCTAAGTGATATGCCCAAAGGAAATGGAAATAAGCCTTCCATTCTTGAAGACATCGATCTCATCACAGAAGGTATCTCAGCCGTAAGAAATTTCCGTACTCAGAAAGGCCTTTCGCCCAAAGAAAGCATCGAACTCTATATAAAGAGCGATCAGAAAACTCTCTTTGAAACCTATCAGGGATTCCTGAGCAAATTCCTCAATACTTCCAAAATCGAGTTTGTGGATGAGCAGGTGGATGGAACAGGTAGCCTAAGAGTCAGAACTCATGAGTTTTTCATTCCTCTGGGAGAGGTAGATGTTGAAGCCGAAAAGGAAAAAATTCTCAAAGAGATTGAATACAACCAAGGCTTCCTGATCAAAATTCAAAAGAAACTGGCCAATGAACGCTTCGTTCAAAATGCACCTGAAAAAGTGGTAGAACTCGAACGGAAAAAGCAATCTGACACAGAAGCTAAACTGGCTCTACTGAAAGATAGTCTGGAACAGTTAGGCTAA
- a CDS encoding DMT family transporter, producing MPLKEYLENIPPKIQAWVLILVLTFVWGSSFIMLKKALVVFTPLQVVSGRMTFAAITLLPFALRELKNIPGEKWKYLILFSVIANIFTTLSYAVAQSQIDSALNGIINTLTPLMTLIVGLLAYKQKLNRMQALGLLLGLAATLFLLRVSGNAEIGYANFFVLVSVFATVLNGFTANMLQFNLRGLSALQIASVAFLLILPLSGTLLLTGEFFPLAFEVEGGMRAMGFVLILGIFANAIALILLSYLVQISGSVFATLTTYLMPLVAISWGAWDGEQISYWQILAMGLILCSVYLVNRAGR from the coding sequence ATGCCACTGAAAGAATACCTGGAAAATATTCCTCCCAAAATACAAGCATGGGTGTTGATCCTTGTCCTGACTTTTGTTTGGGGGAGTTCCTTCATTATGCTAAAGAAAGCACTGGTCGTTTTTACACCTTTGCAGGTCGTTTCGGGACGGATGACTTTCGCGGCTATTACCCTTCTTCCTTTTGCCCTTCGGGAGCTAAAAAATATTCCGGGTGAGAAATGGAAATATCTGATACTTTTCTCTGTCATTGCCAATATTTTCACCACCCTTTCTTATGCCGTGGCTCAAAGCCAGATTGACAGTGCCCTCAATGGGATCATCAATACCCTGACGCCGCTCATGACCCTGATCGTGGGTTTGTTGGCCTATAAACAGAAACTAAATCGCATGCAAGCACTGGGTTTATTGCTAGGCCTGGCCGCGACCCTTTTCTTGTTGCGGGTTAGTGGAAATGCTGAGATTGGCTATGCTAATTTTTTTGTCCTGGTCTCGGTCTTTGCAACGGTTCTCAATGGCTTTACGGCCAATATGCTACAATTCAACCTGCGTGGACTTAGCGCCTTGCAGATCGCATCTGTGGCCTTTCTGCTAATATTACCTCTTTCGGGGACTTTGTTACTGACGGGAGAATTCTTTCCCCTGGCTTTTGAGGTAGAAGGGGGCATGCGTGCGATGGGTTTTGTGTTGATCCTGGGAATCTTTGCAAATGCCATTGCTTTGATCCTTCTGAGCTACCTCGTACAAATAAGTGGTTCAGTCTTTGCAACCCTAACTACCTATCTCATGCCCCTGGTTGCAATTAGTTGGGGAGCCTGGGATGGTGAACAGATTTCCTACTGGCAAATTCTGGCAATGGGCCTGATTTTATGTAGTGTTTATCTCGTAAATCGGGCAGGGCGATGA
- a CDS encoding serine hydrolase, which yields MKILVFSLSLIFSLTFLHHPVFAQRIPESIKQNIRARIDNGENKNIIIGIVDEKGKQYYSYGYVSDKAKVAPKKYTLYEIGSVSKVFTGLALAMAATEEQINLDDPLADHLPEGVKLKDYEGQAVLMKHLSNHYSGLPRLPENMPFTDPLNPYEDYDKELLWEFLNGHALRRAPEAKYEYSNLAVGLLGTILADKKGKSYDELIYGEISSKLDMKDTRVKLNDDQKLRLSPGHDGNKQVKNWDLNALEGAGAIRSSASDMLNFLMYQMEMYPSPLTSAMRLSQKGTAALDNGTDSVALGWHIKHGEDSKIIWHNGQTGGYHSFLGFDKAKKKGVVVLSNSTISIDDIGLHFLDANNPLKEIKEIVKLGVETLDQYVGTYSLAPNVNVFIRRNNLQLSAQVTGQGEFEIYPESENRFFLRVVDAAVEFNKDDEGNIESFTLFQNGLEQVAKRTSDETPKVEKKERVEIELSESQIEKYDGSYILAPGVEFTVTHKGNQLYVKLTGQASFPVYAVSESRFFYKIVDAELEFEVNDKGEARAVTLFQNGAEQKAKRKE from the coding sequence ATGAAAATCCTGGTCTTTAGCTTGAGCCTCATTTTTAGCCTGACATTTCTGCATCATCCTGTTTTCGCCCAAAGAATACCTGAAAGCATCAAGCAGAACATCCGAGCAAGAATTGACAATGGGGAAAATAAAAACATCATCATTGGCATTGTTGATGAGAAGGGAAAACAATACTATAGTTATGGCTATGTTTCTGATAAAGCCAAAGTAGCTCCCAAGAAATATACCCTCTATGAAATCGGCTCTGTCAGCAAAGTTTTTACCGGACTTGCACTGGCAATGGCGGCAACTGAAGAGCAAATCAACTTAGATGATCCTTTAGCTGATCATTTGCCGGAAGGGGTAAAACTCAAAGATTATGAGGGGCAAGCCGTTTTGATGAAACACCTTTCTAATCATTACTCTGGCCTTCCACGCCTGCCAGAAAACATGCCTTTTACAGATCCTCTGAATCCCTATGAAGATTATGACAAAGAACTCTTGTGGGAATTCCTGAATGGACATGCTTTGAGAAGGGCACCAGAGGCTAAATATGAATATTCAAATTTGGCAGTCGGACTATTGGGGACGATTCTGGCAGATAAAAAAGGAAAAAGCTATGATGAATTGATTTATGGGGAAATCTCCAGCAAACTGGATATGAAGGATACGAGGGTCAAGTTGAATGATGATCAGAAGCTTCGTCTATCTCCGGGCCATGATGGCAATAAACAAGTTAAGAACTGGGACCTCAACGCTTTGGAAGGAGCAGGCGCCATTCGTTCATCAGCCTCTGATATGCTCAATTTCCTCATGTACCAGATGGAAATGTATCCTTCTCCTTTAACTAGCGCTATGAGATTGAGCCAAAAAGGAACTGCAGCTCTGGATAATGGTACAGACTCAGTTGCCCTGGGTTGGCACATCAAACATGGGGAAGACTCAAAAATCATCTGGCACAACGGACAGACGGGAGGCTATCATTCCTTTCTGGGATTTGATAAAGCCAAGAAAAAGGGGGTAGTCGTTTTGAGCAATTCAACCATCAGCATAGATGACATCGGCTTGCATTTTCTGGATGCGAATAATCCCCTTAAGGAGATCAAAGAAATAGTTAAGCTGGGAGTAGAAACCCTGGATCAATATGTGGGCACGTACTCTTTAGCGCCCAATGTGAATGTATTTATCCGGAGAAATAATCTTCAATTGAGCGCACAGGTGACAGGCCAGGGAGAATTTGAGATTTATCCCGAATCTGAAAATAGATTTTTCCTCAGAGTTGTCGATGCAGCTGTCGAGTTCAATAAAGACGATGAAGGAAATATTGAAAGTTTTACTCTCTTTCAAAATGGTCTGGAACAAGTAGCCAAGAGAACTTCTGATGAGACTCCAAAAGTGGAGAAAAAAGAGCGAGTTGAGATCGAATTAAGTGAGTCGCAAATTGAGAAGTATGATGGAAGCTATATACTCGCACCTGGAGTTGAGTTCACCGTTACGCATAAAGGAAATCAGCTCTATGTAAAACTGACCGGCCAGGCTTCATTCCCCGTATATGCAGTATCAGAAAGCAGATTCTTTTACAAAATTGTAGATGCCGAATTAGAATTTGAAGTAAATGATAAGGGAGAAGCAAGGGCAGTAACCTTATTCCAAAACGGAGCAGAGCAGAAAGCAAAACGTAAAGAATGA
- a CDS encoding DUF5916 domain-containing protein translates to MLRTLVPLFISAILVCGTSFAQSGSNYSDRSINIKEATETIRLDGVLDDKAWQEAESSNGFFQRFPMDTSLAESQTEVMLSYDKNFLYVAAICHRKPGEYVISSLRRDFSTRGEDYFAIILDPFLDKTNGFEFAVSAYGVQRESLITNGGNGRNGTTSSWDNKWFAKTSRDDKGYYVEIAIPFKTLRYKEGGTEWGINFARSESQTNERTNWTLIPRNFQSTSLGFTGALRWDKPLRKPGFNMAVIPYMTGGITKNYEEGTDPNSGGAIGGDIKIGVGPALNLDLTINPDFSQVEVDRQVTNLDRFEISFPERRQFFLENNDLFSSFGTQSLRPFFTRRIGIAKDIVTNETVENRIIAGARLSGKLNKDWRVGLLNMQTESDPEIGVPATNYTVGVAQRQVFSRSNISGIVINKESFATTAEEDTLAFPRSFNRVVGMDYNHASRDNKWQGKVFYHKSIGMENLDDEYSHGTSLRYNSPIWEVQWNHEVVGENYDAEVGFIRRTGYRRISPSLEYKYYPKLKLFNRVGAEVQTDYLWSNELGLTDRTLSADIILRFNRGDYLRFGYENEYVKLTSSFDPTRTDGLELEAGTEYNAHRMTALFFSDSRRKFNTFFRATHGEYFNGRRSGISGELRYRMQPRAVISSSFSLNRVELPEPYNSATLILVGPKIDLTFTDKIFFTTLIQYNNQIDNVNINARFQWRYAPVSDLFIVYTDNYYSSNFQVKNRGIVLKLTYWLNV, encoded by the coding sequence ATGCTAAGAACGCTTGTCCCCCTTTTTATTTCCGCAATCCTAGTTTGTGGAACTAGCTTCGCCCAGTCAGGTTCGAACTATTCAGATCGTAGCATCAACATCAAAGAGGCCACAGAAACGATTCGTTTGGATGGTGTACTCGATGACAAAGCCTGGCAGGAAGCCGAAAGCAGTAATGGATTTTTCCAGCGCTTTCCAATGGATACTTCTTTAGCGGAGTCCCAGACGGAAGTAATGCTTTCCTACGACAAGAACTTCTTATACGTAGCAGCGATTTGCCACAGAAAGCCTGGTGAGTACGTAATTTCTTCATTACGCCGTGATTTTTCTACCAGAGGAGAAGATTATTTTGCTATTATTCTCGATCCTTTTCTAGACAAGACCAATGGCTTCGAGTTTGCAGTCAGTGCGTATGGTGTTCAAAGAGAATCTCTGATCACCAATGGAGGAAATGGAAGGAATGGAACGACTTCAAGCTGGGACAATAAATGGTTTGCCAAAACCAGTAGAGATGATAAAGGCTACTATGTAGAAATAGCTATTCCATTTAAAACCCTTAGATATAAAGAAGGGGGCACAGAATGGGGAATCAATTTCGCCCGCTCAGAATCACAAACCAATGAGCGAACCAATTGGACCCTTATTCCCCGAAACTTTCAATCCACTTCTTTGGGTTTTACAGGTGCTTTGAGATGGGATAAACCTTTGAGAAAACCGGGATTCAATATGGCAGTAATTCCATATATGACAGGAGGAATTACCAAAAATTATGAAGAAGGAACGGATCCAAATTCCGGAGGAGCTATTGGCGGAGATATAAAAATTGGGGTTGGACCAGCCCTCAACCTTGACCTGACCATCAATCCTGACTTTTCACAAGTAGAAGTTGATCGTCAGGTAACCAATCTGGATCGATTTGAGATTTCTTTCCCCGAAAGAAGACAGTTCTTTCTGGAAAACAATGACTTATTCTCCAGCTTTGGGACGCAATCTTTGAGGCCATTTTTTACCCGGAGGATCGGTATTGCCAAAGATATTGTTACCAATGAGACCGTAGAAAATCGAATCATTGCAGGTGCCCGATTGAGTGGGAAGTTGAATAAAGACTGGCGGGTTGGCTTGCTGAATATGCAGACAGAGTCTGATCCGGAAATTGGAGTGCCAGCCACAAACTATACCGTAGGAGTGGCTCAACGCCAGGTTTTCAGCAGATCCAATATATCCGGCATTGTGATCAATAAAGAATCCTTTGCTACTACTGCAGAGGAAGATACCCTGGCATTCCCTCGTAGTTTCAATCGGGTCGTTGGAATGGATTACAATCACGCTTCCCGGGATAATAAATGGCAGGGAAAAGTCTTTTACCATAAATCCATTGGGATGGAAAATCTCGATGATGAATACTCACATGGTACTAGTCTCCGATACAATAGTCCGATTTGGGAAGTGCAGTGGAATCATGAGGTGGTAGGGGAAAATTATGATGCAGAAGTAGGTTTCATCAGAAGAACCGGATATAGAAGAATCAGCCCTAGTCTGGAATATAAATATTATCCCAAACTCAAACTTTTCAATCGGGTTGGAGCAGAGGTTCAAACGGATTATCTATGGTCCAATGAATTGGGACTTACCGACAGAACCCTGAGTGCCGACATTATCCTAAGGTTTAATAGAGGAGATTATCTTCGCTTTGGCTATGAGAATGAATATGTAAAGTTGACAAGCAGTTTCGATCCTACCCGAACCGATGGATTAGAATTAGAAGCAGGAACAGAATATAATGCGCACAGGATGACAGCCCTGTTTTTCTCAGATAGTCGTAGAAAGTTTAATACCTTTTTCCGCGCTACGCATGGAGAATATTTCAATGGCAGAAGGTCCGGTATCTCTGGGGAATTGCGTTATCGCATGCAACCCAGAGCCGTTATTTCCTCCAGTTTCTCCTTAAATCGCGTCGAACTACCTGAGCCCTACAATAGTGCTACGCTTATTCTGGTGGGTCCCAAGATTGATCTCACCTTCACCGACAAAATCTTCTTCACTACCCTCATCCAATACAATAACCAGATAGACAATGTGAACATCAACGCCCGTTTCCAATGGCGTTATGCACCGGTCTCAGACCTTTTCATTGTCTATACCGACAATTATTATTCTTCAAATTTCCAGGTAAAAAATCGGGGAATTGTGTTGAAGTTGACGTATTGGTTAAACGTGTAG
- a CDS encoding J domain-containing protein: MQYKDYYKVLGVSRTASEEEIRKKYKKLAVKYHPDANPNNPSAEQRFKEISEAKEVLLDPDNRRKYDMLGQNFRQYQGGPMGGFRQAPGGGDINSVFTSFFEEIFGARNTIRKGRDHVANMTISLEEAYKGMRDVLKYDGKKLRVHVKAGVKHGQKLRLKGQGGPGRSGGPAGDLILEVKIKPHGKFSRRENDLYIDLKVDLFDLVLNRKIKIPTLKGSVSFTIPAGTQSGEKLKLSGLGMPHYGTTSKFGNLYVTVQVKTPTKLTKEQKEAFEELEGKLK; this comes from the coding sequence ATGCAGTATAAAGATTATTATAAAGTTCTGGGAGTAAGCCGTACTGCGAGTGAAGAGGAGATCCGGAAGAAGTATAAGAAGCTGGCGGTAAAGTATCATCCCGATGCCAATCCCAACAATCCTTCTGCCGAACAGCGGTTTAAAGAGATCAGTGAAGCCAAGGAAGTACTGCTTGATCCGGACAACCGGCGCAAGTACGATATGCTGGGGCAGAATTTCCGCCAATATCAGGGGGGACCTATGGGAGGTTTTAGGCAGGCTCCCGGTGGAGGAGATATCAATTCGGTATTTACCTCATTTTTTGAAGAGATATTTGGTGCCCGAAATACCATACGTAAAGGTCGGGACCATGTTGCTAATATGACCATCAGTCTTGAGGAGGCCTATAAAGGCATGAGAGATGTTCTGAAGTATGATGGTAAGAAATTGCGAGTACATGTCAAAGCAGGGGTAAAGCATGGCCAGAAGTTGCGGCTGAAAGGGCAGGGGGGACCGGGAAGAAGTGGAGGGCCTGCTGGCGATCTCATTTTAGAAGTGAAAATCAAACCCCATGGCAAATTCAGCCGCCGAGAAAACGATCTATACATAGACCTCAAGGTGGATCTTTTTGATCTCGTTCTCAATAGAAAGATCAAAATCCCTACTTTAAAGGGAAGTGTCAGTTTCACCATACCAGCAGGAACCCAAAGTGGAGAGAAACTCAAACTATCTGGCCTCGGAATGCCTCATTATGGAACCACCAGCAAGTTTGGCAATCTGTATGTTACCGTACAGGTGAAGACCCCAACGAAGTTGACAAAGGAGCAGAAAGAGGCTTTTGAAGAGTTGGAAGGGAAGCTGAAATAA
- a CDS encoding lamin tail domain-containing protein — MNIKPLLFFLVAFSFMQPVWSQCGDLFFSEYIEGSGNNKAIEIYNSSSMAIDLTDYQVHRFNNGGTTDPDTLDLPGMLAAYDVYVAANSSADATILAAADTTHSITFYNGDDVLVLINISTGDTLDIIGVLGVDPGSSWPVGTGSTANTTLRRMMSVQNGTTDWALSSSQWDVFPTNDDADLGMHTSVCAPVPCSDLFLSEYIEGSGNNKAIEIYNPTATAIDLTDYQVHRFNNGGTTDPDTLDLPGMLAPYDVYVAANASADAAVLAAADTTHSITFFNGDDVLVLLNVATGDTLDIFGILGVDPGSSWPVDTGATANFTLRRKASVDGGTTDWALSSTQWDVYPINDAADIGMHTSNCEPPAMNPEVDFASTAIIVNEGDGSAEVVVELSAANADTVMVTVSLGTSTATSGTDFSWADTTISLDAMNTTDTLTIALTDDNDVEGDETIVLELSNPTNGAVLGADSVLTITVEDNDLPQYPIGVLTGDSDGDGITDSVDVVAQVQGIVHGIDYDGNNGYSFYLIDSTGGINIFNFNDAPSGYQVTEGDEIIAQGEVANFNGLAEIFVSEIILISQGNALQTPREVSMLDESTESEYITLGCVAIIDTADWPTTAGGSVNIDFTNGVDTFIVRIDSDTDINGTPLPSGNWWNITGLGTQFDRDDPPLGGHQILPSRLSDFVARNPVVGFYTDRKTVSDTVTSTADIVVVTSNNNPDTTTISVALGAGTTATAGTDFNWTDSTFTVSGCENDSVALPLEIIGDTDSEGEEFVEIVITSVDNNATVSIDTITVRLVESTVGIPELLPADAIKMYPNPAQTQIRLDASLQMEKISVINLVGQTMLQLEEKAFDKQLDISRLPAGFYFVRVETAEGIWSARLLKK, encoded by the coding sequence ATGAACATTAAACCGTTACTATTTTTTCTGGTTGCATTCTCTTTCATGCAACCAGTATGGTCTCAATGTGGAGATCTTTTCTTCTCCGAATACATTGAAGGCTCGGGGAATAATAAAGCCATTGAAATTTACAATTCGAGTTCCATGGCGATTGACCTGACTGATTATCAGGTTCACCGCTTCAACAATGGTGGGACTACAGACCCGGATACGCTGGACCTCCCAGGTATGCTCGCTGCCTATGACGTTTATGTAGCTGCCAACTCTTCTGCAGATGCTACTATTCTTGCTGCAGCTGATACAACCCATTCTATTACCTTTTACAATGGAGACGATGTACTTGTCTTGATTAATATTTCAACGGGTGATACCCTGGATATAATTGGTGTACTAGGGGTCGATCCTGGAAGTTCATGGCCAGTAGGAACGGGTTCTACTGCAAACACTACCCTGAGGCGTATGATGAGCGTTCAAAATGGAACCACAGACTGGGCACTAAGTTCAAGCCAGTGGGATGTATTCCCTACCAATGATGACGCTGATCTAGGGATGCATACATCTGTTTGTGCACCTGTGCCTTGCTCAGATCTATTCCTTTCTGAGTACATAGAAGGTTCCGGTAACAACAAAGCGATCGAAATCTACAATCCAACAGCAACTGCTATTGATCTGACAGATTATCAGGTTCACCGCTTCAACAATGGTGGGACTACGGACCCTGATACGCTAGATCTTCCAGGTATGCTCGCGCCCTATGACGTTTATGTAGCTGCTAACGCTTCTGCTGATGCCGCTGTTTTAGCTGCCGCTGATACTACACATTCTATTACTTTTTTCAATGGGGATGATGTGCTTGTATTGCTGAATGTAGCAACGGGTGATACCCTTGATATCTTTGGTATACTTGGTGTAGATCCTGGCAGTTCCTGGCCAGTAGATACCGGTGCTACAGCAAACTTTACCTTAAGACGTAAGGCCAGTGTCGATGGGGGAACTACCGACTGGGCTTTAAGTTCTACCCAATGGGACGTATATCCTATCAATGATGCTGCTGATATAGGTATGCATACTAGTAACTGCGAACCTCCAGCGATGAATCCAGAAGTTGATTTCGCTAGTACTGCTATCATAGTCAATGAAGGAGACGGTTCAGCAGAAGTAGTAGTTGAACTTTCAGCTGCTAATGCTGATACAGTTATGGTTACCGTAAGTTTGGGAACTTCCACAGCGACCAGTGGTACTGACTTTAGCTGGGCTGATACGACCATTTCTCTGGACGCAATGAATACCACTGATACCTTGACAATAGCACTTACTGATGATAATGATGTTGAAGGAGACGAAACCATCGTACTGGAACTTAGCAATCCAACAAATGGTGCTGTTTTAGGTGCTGATAGTGTATTAACGATTACTGTAGAAGACAATGATCTTCCACAATATCCGATTGGTGTACTTACAGGGGATTCAGACGGTGATGGTATTACCGACTCTGTTGATGTCGTGGCTCAGGTTCAAGGAATCGTTCACGGAATCGATTATGACGGAAATAACGGTTACTCTTTCTACCTGATTGACAGCACAGGTGGTATCAATATCTTCAACTTCAATGATGCCCCTAGTGGTTACCAGGTAACGGAAGGTGATGAAATCATTGCCCAGGGAGAGGTAGCTAACTTCAACGGTCTGGCAGAAATATTTGTTTCAGAAATCATTCTTATTTCTCAAGGGAATGCATTGCAAACTCCACGAGAAGTATCTATGCTTGATGAGTCTACTGAATCAGAATACATTACCTTAGGTTGTGTAGCTATCATTGATACTGCTGATTGGCCAACCACTGCAGGTGGAAGTGTCAACATAGACTTCACTAACGGAGTGGATACCTTTATCGTAAGAATTGACTCAGATACAGATATCAATGGTACCCCGCTTCCTTCTGGAAACTGGTGGAACATAACCGGTCTGGGAACTCAGTTTGACAGAGATGATCCTCCATTAGGTGGACACCAGATCCTCCCAAGCCGTCTGTCTGATTTTGTAGCACGTAATCCTGTTGTAGGATTCTACACTGACAGAAAAACGGTTTCTGATACCGTTACAAGTACTGCTGATATCGTAGTAGTTACTTCCAACAACAATCCTGATACCACTACTATTTCTGTTGCATTGGGTGCTGGTACTACAGCTACCGCGGGAACGGACTTCAACTGGACTGACAGTACTTTCACTGTTTCTGGTTGTGAAAATGATTCTGTTGCTCTTCCATTGGAAATCATTGGTGATACAGATTCTGAAGGAGAAGAATTCGTAGAAATTGTTATCACTTCTGTTGACAACAATGCTACTGTTTCTATAGATACCATTACTGTACGTCTGGTAGAAAGCACAGTTGGTATTCCTGAATTGCTTCCTGCTGATGCAATCAAGATGTATCCTAACCCTGCTCAAACTCAAATCAGACTGGATGCCAGCCTGCAAATGGAAAAGATCTCTGTGATCAATTTGGTAGGACAAACTATGCTGCAATTGGAAGAAAAAGCTTTCGATAAGCAGTTGGATATCTCAAGACTTCCTGCTGGATTCTACTTCGTACGAGTAGAAACTGCAGAAGGGATATGGTCAGCCCGTCTTTTGAAGAAATAA